The following are encoded in a window of Phaseolus vulgaris cultivar G19833 chromosome 3, P. vulgaris v2.0, whole genome shotgun sequence genomic DNA:
- the LOC137839111 gene encoding uncharacterized protein yields MAVEVQQVDQTPDVDLVFTKADLRDVIPHDNDLVVISLVTTGMKVHRVLMDQGSSTDVMFFTTFNQLQLSTDRLRPCTECLYGFVGDQVEVRGHIELRKTFTDDTTSHTTNIRYLVVNAPSAYNILLGRPTLNKIGAVASTRHMKMKLPSLEGAVITIKSDQKEAKKCYENNLKTKRGVFAVTIRSPSEDGVTRVEIAWEI; encoded by the coding sequence ATGGCGGTAGAAGTACAACAGGTGGACCAAACCCCCGATGTCGACCTGGTCTTCACGAAGGCCGACCTCCGAGATGTCATACCCCATGACAATGACCTAGTAGTGATTTCACTAGTCACAACAGGAATGAAGGTGCACCGCGTCCTcatggaccaaggaagttcaaCTGACGTGATGTTTTTTACGACCTTCAACCAGTTACAATTGTCCACGGACCGGTTAAGGCCCTGCACCGAatgtttgtatggttttgtAGGGGACCAGGTGGAGGTTCGTGGGCACATCGAGTTAAGGAAGACATTCACGGACGACACGACTTCGCACACTACCAACATTAGGTATCTCGTTGTTAATGCTCCTTCAGCCTACAATATACTGTTAGGTAGGCCAACTTTAAACAAGATAGGAGCAGTCGCCTCCACtaggcatatgaagatgaagttgccttccctTGAGGGTGCAGTGATCACCATTAAGTCcgaccaaaaggaggcgaagaagtgctacgaAAACAACCTCAAAACGAAAAGAGGAGTATTTGCTGTCACTATCAGATCCCCGAGTGAAGACGGAGTGACCCGCGTAGAGATCGCCTGGGAGATCTGA